The following proteins are encoded in a genomic region of Anguilla anguilla isolate fAngAng1 chromosome 15, fAngAng1.pri, whole genome shotgun sequence:
- the LOC118214311 gene encoding uncharacterized protein LOC118214311 — translation MVKDCGAVGPTQQCVPLWILLVCHQVSAEVLRGNIYFIDGESGILTVPAPPLINGTEFSWEWTPHHGGLTDIQVATVTMHSQRSLWILKHQSFRLGNYFEILMAKDFQNAGVYSFKQTQPALALLVQFEIFAVKITSFSEYPMGFDVPGWCEISHLPKSFTLQWEKEGDPTANTTLLYNNTAYIIIHNANLQCNGKYICRVRRENGQPLFTARSELTVTEYTFGRSSTLYRGSSNSSAVELTCQSSRAYGRAAWSRQQRPAMTPEALVSTGKSQAAQTERKTDRERFSFLGFNGQRFPLRIAPLKFEDGGVYTCQLGNYVFAKVTLVNIQVSAEPPGGVSRYQPVVLNCMVSEVTETLTLAWLRMEGLRGVLVKQQVLGWSASARNLSLTLPRLSEDQLHWECAVFRESMLRARVPLHLTLLPEGNNMPMIVAMCVGVVCVGMLTSVLLLYYRRRAAAALAASPGTGNHTHAKFEAVYCEVTDLQGEGDNPNADKAAGSEVLYSAISLGGSSTDQKKRQNPEPGSEGQADVVYSVLRIR, via the exons ATGGTGAAGGACTGCGGTGCTGTGGGAcccacacagcagtgtgtaccTCTCTGGATTTTACTGGTCTGCCACCAGGTGTCGGCTGAAG TTTTGAGAGGGAATATCTATTTCATTGATGGGGAATCAGGCATTCTCACTGTACCGGCACCTCCACTGATAAATGGGACCGAATTTAGCTGGGAGTGGACGCCACACCACGGTGGGCTGACTGACATCCAGGTAGCAACAGTGACGATGCATTCTCAACGCTCATTATGGATACTAAAACATCAGAGCTTTAGGCTAGGGAATTATTTTGAGATTTTAATGGCCAAGGATTTCCAGAATGCCGGAGTTTATTccttcaaacaaacacaaccagctTTGGCTCTGCTCGTGCAATTTGAAATCTTTGCAGTAAAAA TCACGTCGTTTTCAGAATACCCAATGGGTTTTGATGTGCCCGGTTGGTGTGAGATTTCCCATCTTCCGAAATCTTTCACACTGCAGTGGGAGAAGGAAGGAGATCCCACTGCCAACACCACACTGCTCTACAACAACACCGCTTACATCATCATCCACAATGCCAATCTACAGTGCAATGGGAAGTACATCTGCAGAGTGAGGAGGGAAAACGGACAGCCTTTATTTACTGCAAGAAGCGAATTAACAGTCACCGAAT ATACATTTGGAAGATCCAGCACTCTCTACAGAGGCAGCTCCAACAGCAGTGCAGTGGAGCTGACTTGCCAGTCCAGCCGTGCATACGGGAGAGCCGCGTGGTCACGGCAACAGCGGCCCGCAATGACCCCGGAAGCACTGGTTTCGACTGGCAAGAGCCAGGCCGCTCAAACCGAGAGGAAGACCGACAGAGAAAGGTTCTCCTTTTTGGGTTTCAACGGACAGCGTTTCCCCCTCCGCATTGCTCCACTCAAGTTTGAAGACGGTGGCGTATACACGTGTCAACTTGGTAATTACGTTTTTGCCAAAGTGACCCTGGTAAATATTCAGG TATCAGCGGAGCCCCCTGGTGGTGTGTCCAGGTATCAGCCAGTGGTGTTGAACTGCATGGTGTCGGAAGTGACTGAGACGCTGACCCTGGCCTGGCTGAGGATGGAGGGGCTCAGGGGAGTTCTGGTCAAACAGCAGGTCCTGGGGTGGAGTGCATCTGCGAGGAACCTGAGTCTGACCCTGCCTAGGCTGAGCGAAGATCAGCTGCACTGGGAGTGTGCCGTCTTCAGAGAGAGCATGCTCAGAGCGCGGGTCCCTCTGCATCTCACTCTGCTGCCGG AAGGGAACAACATGCCCATGATTGTTGCgatgtgtgtgggagtggtgtGTGTCGGGATGCTGACCAGTGTACTGCTGCTTTACTACAGGAGGAGAGCAGCTGCAG CTCTGGCCGCATCACCAGGAACAGGGAACCACACCCACGCCAAATTCGAAGCTGTctactgtgaggtcacagatttacagggagagggag ACAACCCCAATGCAGATAAAGCAGCTGGAAGTGAAGTCCTTTATTCTGCTATTTCACTGGGAGGCTCTAGCACAG ATCAGAAGAAAAGGCAAAATCCTGAACCAGGCTCT GAAGGACAGGCTGATGTGGTGTATTCGGTCCTCAGAATAAGATGA